From the Parcubacteria group bacterium genome, the window TGCCGACACGAATCTCACAGAACGCGTATCTACTCTTCTTCAAAAGATCGGCTTCCAAAAGATCGCTGTATTTTCCGATCCAAAAATCAAAAAAATTGTTCCGCAAGAAACAACCATTGTTATCGATCGCACATCCGGCGCAAAACCATTTTCACTCGACGAGCTCATCAAAAAAGTCCCTGCAACAAAAGGCGATGCAACACTCGACAAAAAGATCACTACGGACTTTGCAATCATCCTGGGAAATGATATTCTCGATACATACGCCTACACGGAAATTTCCCGTGAAGATTTGGAACAAGAAAACACATTAAATAATAGCGATCAATAAACCACATTTATGAAAATCATCTGCGGACTCGGTAATCCCGGCACACAATATCATGCAACACGACACAATGTCGGATTTCTCTTTCTCGACCGCTTGGCCGAACACCTACAACTTCCCTCTTTTGATTCTGACAAAAAGCATAACGCTCTCGTGAGCGAAGGACACACGTCGCACAAAGAAAAAATGCTTTTGGTCAAACCACAAACATTCATGAATCGTTCCGGCGTCACAGTGGCCGCGATCATGAATTTTTATAAAATATCTCCATCCGACTTGATCGTGATCCATGATGACTTGGATATTCTGATCGGGAAATATAAAGTATCCCGCGACACACACGCCGTGGGACATAACGGTGTGCAGAGCATTATCGATATGATCGGCACCCAAGACTTCATGCGCATTCGCATCGGCATCGAAACGACAGGAGGCAAAAAAGAACGCGGCCAGATTTCAGGAGAAGCCTATGTACTCCAAGACTTTCTCCCCGAAGAGCAGAAAATGCTTGATCCTGTGTGTGACGCGATCATTTCTGATGTGTTTTCTGCATTATAAAAAAAATGCTGTGTACAAGAATTCTTGTACACAGCAGTTTTACTGTCTCGGGACATCTTTGTATCCCTCGAAAAGACAACTTAAGAAGAACATGCCACTATTATTTTGTGTTTGTTCTGATAGAGCAGTCAACTCACCATCCGTGACATTGCCATCACCATTGCCGATAGCATCAGCATATACACCTACAGCTTTCTCAAAATAATCCAGCGCTCGCGCAATATGTTGACGGGATGTGCCGCCTTCATACTGCCTCGTAAATTCTCGGATCATTTTTTCGATCTCCGGTTGCATAACATGGCATTCTCTGTTCAAAAGATCATCTTTTAAATATTGTAATGGCACCAATGTTGCATTTTCATATTGTAATACGATGAGATTGATCACTGTTA encodes:
- the pth gene encoding aminoacyl-tRNA hydrolase produces the protein MKIICGLGNPGTQYHATRHNVGFLFLDRLAEHLQLPSFDSDKKHNALVSEGHTSHKEKMLLVKPQTFMNRSGVTVAAIMNFYKISPSDLIVIHDDLDILIGKYKVSRDTHAVGHNGVQSIIDMIGTQDFMRIRIGIETTGGKKERGQISGEAYVLQDFLPEEQKMLDPVCDAIISDVFSAL